A segment of the Polyodon spathula isolate WHYD16114869_AA chromosome 1, ASM1765450v1, whole genome shotgun sequence genome:
GATTGAAAGCCCTATTTTAGAGGTAATCCATATACATGGTTTAAAACATTCacgtgtagtttaaaaatgtgttatatagaACTGTagtcatgtttttgtaatttaaataaatacacgttGTTTATGTATAAGTAATTGCTGCtgcttgacacacacacagtaagcttgcattgcagcagcaccttaTTGCTGCAAATTAAAAGAACTGCAgctgacttaggcaaaacaaagctttatttaacagttactgttccaagcaggttatcagtcacagttTACTACTTCATGTTACTgctaattaataattataatacacacatacatacatacatacatacatacatacatacatacatacatacatacatacatacatacatacgtaagAACTTATAACAGACCCCATAGGACAATGcaaatcagtactttataaacgaAGTACGTAGAAACGCAATTCAAAATGCTAAATGTAACTGCGAACATAAGTAccttaaataaacattacaagacAGATTAACTGCCAAAGAATGGGAGTTTATTTGTTCCAAACACACCCCTGTAGGCCTTACAAATTAGTACCActttacaaatttatattttgataaacgtaattaaaattgtatctgttacacatttaaactgtacaatggttgtgcaaacaaacataaaagtaaacagcagctgtttttttttccagtgtgatGTCACAAATGCCGTCTTGACTCATTTAATTCCCTGTGGAATAGGAATACTGCATCTATTAAATGGTTTACGAAATTGATGTTATTAGTGTTCGTGTTTCATACTTAGCACTTTGCTTACAATGTATTGTACATTAGGTATTtagtacatattttattgaagcaataCAATATCTATTGGtatacccccctccccccgtgCTTTGGTATAATATACCCTGTTTTAATGCACGGCAGCtgcgccatatagagttgctacgaTAACGATTTGGTAATGGcttttaatacaacaaattttgttttagtaatgtgcattatacaaatcaaaagattaaGTTTAGTCAATCAATATTGTTATGTCATTTTGCATAATGGCTTACTTTGCATTGTTGTATTGTGACGTGATGTTGATCAAATATTTATACCGTGTAAATAACAGACTTACAGCTGTGTGGGGCATAAAGGTTGTGGTGTAAAATTCCTGTGTTTTGTTGCACGCAAAGGAGCAGCAAACTGTTTGTTGTTGGTTAAGTTTTAACTAACTTGGTCATCAGACTATGTTGTAAAcaacaatgggaaaaaaaaaaaaaaactgttcaaacaTGGCTGAATAGCCTCATGAGGAAGAATGAAAGACTTTGATCATCAGTAGCTCTAGGGGGAAAAGACAAGTAACTGAATGGTTTCTTTCAGACATGTGCTTTTTTATGTAATTGCCGTGCTTGTGTAGCCCACTGTTATCAGACATGAGGACtgttgctgtaaatcatttggtTGTCTTTCATTTTATGGAGCTCCAGCTTGTACAGGGTAACAGGCAAATTCTTAGTCAATGAATTACACGGTTTATTTACTTATCTAATTTGTTTACCCCCTGTTAATCAATGCATACAATAAAAAGTGGTGTTGGTTAAAAAGACCCCACTTACAGAAAATGCAATCAGAAATAGTGATAGGTGTGATTTCCATAATTAAGTACATTTCTCAAACTTTACGTTTGATCACAAATATCATCTTTTTGAGAAAACAGAAATCTTCATCTGCTTTCTGCAGAGATTTGGAAGAGGGGTGTAGCTAGACCCACACTGCTTTTGATTGACAAAGGAGATGACAAGGCTTGGATTtagagtaaataaaaaagaaaacatgtttgagAATATACTAGTATTTTAAATGTCCTTAACAAGCaagcatgacacacacacacacacacacacacacacacacacacacacacacacgattactTGCATTGACATACATGTGCACGtgcaaaaataaaagtaagcaTTACAGGAACTGAAACAAAATTGCAGTGAGTATTTTGACTGTCCAAAATAGACAACAAGGACAGAAAATACCAGATGAAGCAGTTTTCTTCTAGgtcacattttaatatttaataacgaaatatcttttgtttcaaaagacttTCAGTGCAATCTCTGTTGTTTTTACTTCTGAGATTTTCACACAAAGGACTTTTCAAGAAACTATATTGGTCCGCTTCCCTGCTAAGAACCTAATTATTATTGCCTAATCATTTTCATAGTGTGCAAAATTACTTGCAgcattggttttaaaaaaaaaaaaaagaagatgataCTAAGAACTTGTTTTACAAAGTCATTTGATTCTGGATACGCTCAAGCTTCTAatggccttttctttttttattattattattatatatagcatCTACAGCATACAGATATGGCCCAGGAGACAAACCAGAGCCCAGTGTTGTGCGCTATGGGCTGCGGCTTTTATGGGAATCCTAGGACAAGTGGGATGTGCTCGGTATGCTACAAGGAGCACCTGCAGAGGCAGCAAAGCAGTGGCAGAATGAGCCCAATGGGTAAGATTAACTACAACATCCACACATTTAGGTGAACGTGAAGGTGTATTGTACTGAATtctaattattttcatttgttcatAGATCTAGGCCCTATACATTTTTATCTGTGAGAcattcagtacgtttacatgagaAAGCATTTTACGAAAACTTATGTTTTcggaaaactgattttcttaaaacgtcacttttctgtgtttgcATGATTTAACGATAGGAAATCTAAGTAGAATTCAACTATATACATAGAttgaagttttcagaaaacacaggatgttttcgcatgcaaagtactgttgtagcctaagtacgatttgaacagaccggacatttctgaGACAGAACGAAGACCAATCCAgtaactcaagtgctttatcgaagtgtccAGTCTTAAATACAAAGATTACTatactatacctctattcagattccccacaatgtgcagtcagcctttccaacagttcatcctgttctatattaccagtttcttttgcagatatTAAATTATCACGTAACTGGAAAACGtttgctgcttcactatgggctattaacaaacaCATGCAGACTTTatcaaatgtattactttatccctaactataGAAATGAATGCACGTAGACTgactacagtattattattattttctcttttctaAAACCAAGTGCAgaagggtcaaagtgtgcacatgtgcagtatgctatttcaaAAACGATCAAGCTAGTCATGCCTCTCATAACACCATCTACTGTACTGCTACAGGGTGAAAAGGGTAAGACTGTCTTCCCTGTGATGGAGTTTTTCTGTACAAAACCCCTTTTAACAAGTCTGCCTTTCACCAAACACCTCATTTTCTATGGTTACATTGTCAGTACAGTACTCAGTAAGCTTTGTCTAGCATCAAGTGACCCCAAACTGTTTTAAGTCAGGTTTACCATGTTGTTGCAGAAAGATCACTTTGTACATTTGCTCAATCGTAGAACAATTTCAAAATACTCATCTGCCTGTGTAGTTGTTTATCCTGTACTTTTTAACGAAACAATGCAGGGCATAATGGAGGTGGCACAGTAATAAACCAGCAGGGTTGTATGGCCTAAACTAGGGTGTTAGCTTTTTGGGTAATCATTGCTACAGTTGATGTGCCATTCCTGTGTTTGAGTTGATAAGTGGATTATTGATTTAAGTGTGTTTATGACTTGAAtagcatttgtgtttttgtgttcattgGCTTGTGAAGAGGAGGTTTGTTACAACCTAAAATTTCAATATATTCTTGTCTAAATGTTTTAAgtaactaagttttttttttttttttttttttttttttttttgtagtacagcTAATGGTGTTagctgttttaaatgtggcattGTTATTGACAGGAATGCTTCTTAATCTCTTTGCTAATATTACCTTAATGTAGGTGTTAGTTTAAGGTTGTATAGAATTAAACTAGAATGGAAGTGTGTTTCCTTTGTGTTACAGTAAAGTGAGTTTTTGTGGTTGTGCCAGTTCACCTGTTCTACGAAAGGACAATGAAActtctattttaattaaaatatttctgaGAATTTGTTGATAAACTGAGATTGTACATTACAAACAAGCTGAATGTCAGAACTAAAGCAACTCCATTTGGGTTTTGTTGTGAcagatgttttaattaaaagcaatTGCAGTATGATTGCTTCTAGAATAATGTTCTACACAagtttttatgtatatttatatttttctattaaaGGTCAATTTTGTTTGCTCCAGGTACTAGCAGTGTTTCCAATAGTCCTACCTCGGAAGCTTCTGCTATCCAGAGAATAGAAGCTAGTTTGATTAACTCGGAAGCCACTTCTGCCAGCATGGCTGACACAACAAGGTGAGTCCAGGAGTTTATCGTGACATTTTCATCATGAGGGTCTATATCCAAAGGTGGTGGGATGTAAAGAAAACTTTTCACCAAGACTAGTGTCAGTAGTCTGAAAGATAATTTTTAGTAAATGCTCTATCATTACTCGGCTACAAAATTCTTAAAAGTAATAACGGTTAAGCTGACAGATGTACTTTTCTAGAACAGCTTGTTTTGTAAAGAACAGTTTCTTCCAGTTAATGTGTATGTGATTTTGAATTTGTTACTTTGAGTCTAGGGATACAACAATTTGAATAACCTCAGGTGTTTACTTGTATGTGGGTATAAGTATAGAGAAATGCCATCTGAAAGATGCTGCATTGAAGTAACTACTGAACTCTTCTGTACTTGTCAGAGGTATGCCAGCAGCTTCCTTGCCTGTAACGCAACAAATGACAGAAATGAGCATTTCCAGGGAGGAAAAAGTCACGACGCCAAAAGCTGAGGCAGCAGAACCAGGTATGgtttgtttgaatttaaaatcGCTATTCTATAAGGTTTTAAAAAGTatcggggttctgaaaaatagtctccacgtgttgctacaactgtttaaatgtgcctgtaatttattttcattgttcacGTCCTGACAACTTTACACTTTTAACTTTgatcttttgaaatatttttttttcaaaatggcctcctcgatttcaaagtgaaaaaaagatacatacacacatacatatatgcatattAGTCTCCGGCTGAATGAACAGCCCTTAGGAAGCAAGTGTTCTAAAACAGAGTTGACCAGCAATAtgagtcaataaataaataaatatgtcttgcttgtcatgacgcatgtgcatcaaaatatgaaatgaacagaatatgtaagagaaaagcaataagaaagtgtatgttaataagctataataataaagtagacAAACTGTCAAACGAAATTGACATTGCACTCctgtacacattaaaataaatgcagcagctgctctagattaattatgaatacatttaaatatggaATATTTAAGACATGCACAAccttatttaacagaatggtgaagcaactcactagaatgggaaacaccaaattgctcagtgacttgtctgattcaagtttttttcaacagcccaaacaatttccaacttgcagcaagagaaacagtggcgaGTTtcgccatttgtttacatgctatTTTGTAGTAAGGTTCACTTGTGGAAATCGGAATACAAAACGAGCCAGTGATATGATGCCGGCTTTGGAAAGATTTGAATAAGCCAATCTGTGTGCCTCAAGACAGTCTTGATGAAAATccgttttgaaaagattgaataaaccatttgagttTGTCTTACGatgttttgtaacctgatgagTATCAGTGATTCTTGTTTACCTGAAAAACCCATGTCGCTTGTTATTTTctacactctttttttttttttctcatctttgGGAAAgtgataaatgcttttttttttctttcttgatctTAATCTAGtaatttgaatagaaaaaaaaaacatatattgtcCTGTTTTCATGGGTATATTATGACCATATCTCGGATGGGGGTACGCAGTAGactagattatttggaaaggggtacaggccctaaaaagtttgaaaaccactgacgTAGTCTGGTCCCTGATTTTAATTGGAGAAGCAACTCAAACCCTCCTACCCACTACTGAAGtgaccagaaaaagaaaaaagtctatCATAACTGTAGAAAACCTTATATACATCGGTACTTCGGAAACAATAAAGACTTgtctcctttttttcccccaacactATTTAGtatttcattgttattgttttttaaacgtgaagtatttttattatgtattctgcttattGTTTTCAAAGTGATACATGGATAGAAACGTGTTCTTCTATGACCTGCGGGACCTTGCAATACTTACTAAAAGTTTTGTTGAACTTTTACAAGGCATTGTTTCACATgaggtgatttaaaaataaataaataaataaatagctgacCTGCCTTTTTATATCTACTTTTAGTATTGCAGActtcaaaattgtatttttttttggttcagcaCACCAGTATACACTACTTcaggaaatataaataaatacttttacagATTTCTTTTCACCTGAGATTTTACAAATTTAGAGCCTTTTTAACACAACACATGGTTTATAactgaaacatttatttaaaaaataaataatagtgagTACACCTGCATTGTATAAACTGGGCCTTCTGATTCACCAGTTTGTCTGCCAGCAATGATCCAATAGTCTTGCCATCTTGAAATGAAATTCTATACCGTGAAAATaccataaaaaatgttttttctcagGATCTTTATAAGCAATAACGGTGCCCGCTCTTGATTGGATACAACAAAGTGGGAGGAGGGGGGGCTACAAAACTGAGCCTCTTTAAAGGTTGtaaccttatttttttattcatataacCCTTTCATTCACAGTTGTAACTCAGCCTACTGCATCAGCTTCCCACCCCAGTGCACCAGGAAGTGATGAAGCAAAAGCCCCAGAACTGCCCAAAACAAGGAAGAACAGGTGTTTCATGTGTAGAAAGAAGGTTGGCCTAACAGGTGAGATGGCAGCAAGATATATATGCAATAAGGCCTAAGAGGGTGTCCGTATACATCGAATATTCAGTGTATACGaacaccctgaagggccttattgcatttataatccaggtaaaacagtggatttgatgaagaaaaaaaaggatgtgtCATGTTTGGGGCAAATAATAATGAGTTTTTTATTAAGTATCCTTACACCAATATAGTATTCCCATTTATAactctgaactacacaccaagttaagctgagttaattaatttaattaaaatgtaaaagaaataacatctttatttttgatactgtgcacattgccattgaaaatatACACCAGGAGGCGGAGTTGAGACggcacagagttttttttttttttttccctctcactgtttgagcagaacagataggaggaataaaatatatatttaacaaggtcttggatttcagtaatttttcatgTCTATGTCAGAGGGGAGGATAATCTGCAGAAGTGGCTTTGTTTTTCTGTaacatttacaaactgctaaataAGTTATTTGAAGTGACAGTCAGGGTGAGTGAGTATAgagactttgtttgtttgtttgttttttttcctcactgtTTTTCTCttccagttaatttaattgttcttcatccaaattgaCATGTCTACTTACTCTTTTGAGGGTTTTATGCTGGCaatggtcactcagttttatagcttTACTGTAGGTctataactgtaaacaagatggctgctgttattttaaattctgtgaggcagttcattgatttagaatatgtgacaaggctccaactgtgcGTATTCATCCAATaaacggacagctggaaccttgctcgaccaatcacattgcttgtttcatgttccattgccagccctggattttttatataattgggGCCATTTTTGAATGCTCAACTTATacagctattttattttattttattaaataaatgttggtATTTGATTTAAGTACCTAATAGTAATAGGCGAGATGAGATTAGGAAAATTATAGCAATTTGCTCTCTCAAATTCGAATTTTGCAACAATGGAACAGAAAGATAAATAATCTTTCTacagagtttaattaagaaaaaaaaaacatgaaaagacaACTACAAAGCATTGACACCCTTTTTTACTTCTTTTGTGTTAGGTTTCGGTTGTCGCTGTGGAAATTTGTTCTGTGGACTTCACCGTTACTCTGACCAGCACAACTGTCCATATGATTACAAAGCAGAAGCCGCAGAAAAGATCAGGAAAGAAAACCCTGTTGTTGTAGCTGACAAGATCCAGAGAATATAAGGTGTAAAACCTTGTGCTAAACAGTGTGGATAAAggactttctttctttttttatgattccGATCTTGAAAATCCTATACAGAGCAGATGCAtgattgtttgttttagtttttttttttttacttttaaatgttcttttgtttttttgtttgtggtgtaTATTTATCttactggatttaaaaaacaaaacaaaaaaaaacacaacctgcaGCCCCGGGCATCGTTTCAGGAGATCTACATTTTTTTGTGCCCTCAAACTCAACTAGCTCTCCTCTTGCCTTCATCGTGCCAAAAGTGGGATTGGATATTCATCATATTCATATTCACGGTTTTGCTTCTTTTTGCAAAGctatgaaaatgtttttgctgtttgATTGGATAGCTGTCTAAATACCAACTTTATTACTGCTAGTTACAGAGACAGACCTGAGAGATACAATGCATGTTCTATTCATCGTTTTACAATTATGTTCTGACAAAGGAAAAGCAAATCTAAACACACATAATCCATCTTTGATGTCCTTGGCATCATTAATGACATATTCAACCAAGCAACATTTTTAATGTCACTCTGTTGCTTTCTGAGTTGTCTAACTGTAGCTGAACAAGTAGTTAAACATACCTTAGTTTATGTTGTGCCATATGTCATCACTGGTCAATTTGAAGCGCTACTACCGCTGACCGTGTACAATAAAATGAGTAGGCTAGTGACTATATAAGATTGCTACATATAACttattgtagtttattaattTTGCGATGGATATTTGATACCTGAAAGAATGCCCAGTAGTCTGTCTTTTACTTAGGTTTGGGAGTTGGGTATTATTGGGTGTATTGCATGGGTTGCATAGCTACAACAGTGTAAAATATCTGACGTGTAGAAATGGCAATATACTTCACTAATGCgtgttaaatattttcatatttgtttaacattattttatttaaatttttgtgATGTCCAGAGGTTGTGCTGATACGTGTCTAATGTTTATGTGTGTATAATGGGTATGTGAGATGCActgtctctcactcactcacgcacacacacatttatttgtatACAGTGGGTACAATGACAGTAGCTAAAGACCATTTTCTTTGGTTTTCCTTACTCTGGGGTGTCCGTTAAGATTAAtaaccaaggtttttaaaaacgTGTTCTCACTTCATTAGCATAATGTTTTCATTAGACCCATCTTGTTGTTCATGGTACTTTGACCAGGATGAAGTTCATTAGGCTCAACACCAAACGATTAATTTCCTGAATTCCCAGTAATATGAACTCCCTGTTCCTGTGTATTTTTTCGTGTGCCGCAAGAGTCGCTTGCGGCACACAAATTGTTGTAGGATCCTATTGCACGTAACAAAGCAAGGGAACTTTTTAGTGTTTTGACAGGGTTAATGCGCAAGGAGGCAGGAAGAAATAACAGGTGAAAATGAAgtcttgacattttttattttttgaatagaGAGAAACTGCAAAATTCGTGTTGCTAATGACAGGATAATATGTATTTTAAGCCTTggttattacacatttaaattcCCTGAGTGTACTctgaataaaatgtttacaaagcTTCAGCAACACTAGAAgtggacattttaaaatgaataccattCTAAAGAATTGTATTAGTTGtagaggtttattttattttaattcttcgTTTTTCAGAGTCCACTTTAGATGTCTGATGGGGCATGTACCTTTCCTTGTCAAAACCCAGCTGGTTGCAATATGAAAGTCTTGGATTTGACCCCTGTATACATGTATACCTATATAGTTCAAATTATCAATGTGGTAACATATTCTTGtcgaatttatatatatatatatatatatatatatatatatatatatatatatatatatatatatatatatatatacataaatataatataaatttggCTGCCTGGCATCTGTTTGTTTCTAATATAGGAATGTGagattttgcttttaatattttgtttttattttcacttttagtCATGCAAATTTGTAAAAAGTGTGTTCCTATTTATGTATTACATATAATCTTGCTATCCGGCATTAATgctaaaatgtattatgtaaataaaatgtacagtgagaTGTTATGTTTGACGTTCTGTGTACACCaatttttataaaaggaaatctGCATGTGTTCTCTCCTCCATCTTTATGGAACATTGTCTTGTACGAAGAAAATACGGTAATTCTAAAAGGTAAATTTATTAGTAAGATTCACGTACCAGGATAATGTACTATAGAATGAGGTTTGTAAACCCAAGATAAGTAGCAAAATTCTTCCTGATGATACTGCCCTTTTTAAGAAGGG
Coding sequences within it:
- the LOC121319076 gene encoding AN1-type zinc finger protein 5-like, yielding MAQETNQSPVLCAMGCGFYGNPRTSGMCSVCYKEHLQRQQSSGRMSPMGTSSVSNSPTSEASAIQRIEASLINSEATSASMADTTRGMPAASLPVTQQMTEMSISREEKVTTPKAEAAEPVVTQPTASASHPSAPGSDEAKAPELPKTRKNRCFMCRKKVGLTGFGCRCGNLFCGLHRYSDQHNCPYDYKAEAAEKIRKENPVVVADKIQRI